The Coleofasciculaceae cyanobacterium genome contains a region encoding:
- a CDS encoding VanZ family protein, which produces MIALLVSIRKYWIFTTLFILTVITVLSVWPLKSLPPVPGTDKAHHFIAYAALMIPTALRKPNYWLIISLFFIAWSGAIELIQPYVNRYGEFKDLTANVAGLGCGFLAVKIIEWFLPINSNPQ; this is translated from the coding sequence ATGATTGCACTATTAGTTTCCATCAGAAAGTACTGGATATTCACCACGCTGTTTATTCTTACAGTCATTACAGTCTTGTCCGTTTGGCCATTAAAAAGTTTACCTCCTGTACCTGGCACAGACAAAGCTCATCATTTTATTGCCTATGCCGCGCTAATGATCCCGACAGCCTTGAGAAAACCCAATTATTGGCTAATCATCAGCCTGTTTTTTATTGCCTGGAGTGGAGCGATCGAACTAATTCAACCCTATGTCAATCGATACGGGGAGTTTAAGGATCTTACAGCTAACGTTGCTGGTTTGGGCTGTGGATTTCTGGCAGTCAAGATTATCGAATGGTTTTTGCCCATTAATTCAAATCCGCAATAA
- a CDS encoding transporter substrate-binding domain-containing protein, translating into MKPLLLNLVTAISSTSPKGLANASFAIALLTATPQSIVAREWSEIESRGELKVAVKDNLRPLGFTNQDGNLVGLEIDIARKLAEELLEDREALEFIPVDNKERLQVILEDEVDIAIARVAVTTSRSRIVDFSPYYYLDGTGIITKNPEIKNLGRLASDRIAVLKKSATIAVVRNRLPNATLIGADSYQEALKLLETNRADAFAGDRSVLTGWIQEYPAYNLLPERLSGAALAVVMPKGLQYRELRSKVNQAISEWKESGWLDSRIKYWGL; encoded by the coding sequence ATGAAACCACTGCTTTTAAATTTAGTTACGGCGATATCTTCGACTAGCCCTAAAGGATTAGCTAACGCGTCCTTCGCGATCGCTTTACTGACAGCTACGCCTCAATCAATAGTTGCTCGGGAATGGTCAGAAATTGAATCTAGGGGAGAATTAAAAGTCGCTGTTAAAGATAATTTGCGTCCTTTAGGTTTTACTAATCAAGATGGTAATTTAGTCGGCTTAGAAATTGATATTGCTCGTAAATTAGCCGAAGAATTATTGGAAGATAGAGAAGCTCTAGAATTTATACCTGTAGATAATAAAGAGCGATTGCAGGTAATTTTAGAAGATGAGGTAGATATAGCGATCGCCAGAGTAGCTGTTACTACTTCTCGTAGCAGAATAGTCGATTTTAGCCCTTATTATTATTTAGACGGAACAGGAATAATTACCAAAAATCCTGAGATTAAAAATTTAGGCAGGTTAGCTTCAGATCGGATTGCCGTACTCAAAAAGTCTGCCACCATTGCCGTAGTTCGTAATCGATTACCTAATGCAACTTTAATTGGCGCCGACTCTTATCAAGAAGCCTTAAAATTGCTGGAAACCAATCGGGCTGATGCCTTTGCGGGCGATCGCTCTGTTTTAACAGGTTGGATACAAGAATATCCTGCCTATAATCTGCTTCCAGAAAGACTATCAGGGGCTGCCTTAGCAGTAGTAATGCCTAAAGGTTTACAGTATAGGGAATTACGTTCAAAAGTCAATCAGGCGATCTCTGAATGGAAAGAGTCTGGTTGGTTAGACTCAAGAATTAAATACTGGGGGCTGTAA